In Massilia violaceinigra, one DNA window encodes the following:
- a CDS encoding enoyl-CoA hydratase: MNYADLLIATHGKVAVIRLNRPKALNALNDNMMDELGDALYKFDADSSIGCIILTGSEKAFAAGADIAAMVDYDYGDTYGGNYIGRNWEHILNVRKPVIGVVQGFCLGGGCELAMMCDFLIAADTAKFGQPEIKVGVTPGAGGTQRLPRTIGKAKAMDMLLTARMIDAAEAERTGLVSRVVAADKVMEEALAAATTIASMSVTVAMAIKDSVNRAFETTLTEGVRYERRYFHAAFGTPAQKEGMQAFLAKRPANFDGL; this comes from the coding sequence ATGAACTATGCAGACCTGCTGATCGCGACCCACGGCAAAGTAGCCGTGATTCGCCTGAACCGTCCCAAGGCGCTCAACGCGCTGAACGACAACATGATGGACGAACTGGGCGACGCGCTGTACAAGTTCGACGCCGACAGCAGTATCGGCTGCATCATCCTGACCGGCAGCGAAAAAGCCTTTGCCGCCGGCGCCGACATTGCGGCGATGGTCGACTACGACTACGGCGACACCTACGGCGGCAACTACATCGGCCGCAACTGGGAACACATCCTCAATGTGCGCAAACCCGTCATCGGCGTGGTGCAGGGCTTTTGCCTGGGCGGCGGCTGCGAGCTGGCCATGATGTGCGATTTCCTGATCGCGGCGGACACCGCCAAATTCGGCCAGCCTGAAATCAAGGTCGGCGTCACCCCGGGCGCCGGCGGCACGCAGCGCCTGCCGCGCACCATCGGCAAGGCCAAGGCCATGGACATGCTGCTGACGGCGCGCATGATCGATGCGGCCGAAGCGGAGCGCACCGGTTTGGTGTCGCGCGTGGTTGCGGCGGACAAGGTGATGGAAGAAGCGCTGGCCGCGGCCACCACGATCGCCTCGATGTCGGTAACGGTGGCGATGGCGATCAAGGACAGCGTCAACCGCGCGTTCGAGACCACGCTGACCGAAGGCGTGCGCTACGAGCGCCGCTACTTCCACGCGGCTTTCGGCACGCCGGCGCAGAAGGAAGGCATGCAGGCGTTCCTGGCCAAGCGTCCGGCCAACTTCGACGGCCTGTAA
- a CDS encoding carotenoid oxygenase family protein: MSGHFFSGNYAPLDTECDIDALPVHGALPPQLRGALYRVGPNPRFAPRDDRYHWFSGDGMVHAFFIGDGKVAYANRWARTPKWQLEDNAGRALFGTFGNPATSDPSVHGKNSGTANTSMVWHGGRLFALEESHQPFEIDPHTLASKGHQDFGGAVDKRFTAHPKADPATGELHFFAYLPDSPDEPNMLYGVLDARCKVSTLEPFRAPYASMMHDFMLTERHVLFPVTPLTISVERAMKGLPLFAWEADKRSYVGIGMRGQPMDTLRWFASDACHVFHVMNAWDDGGRIVAYVMESDTAPGMPNADGSRGNPAGMAARLCRWTFDLESDGDGFERTILDDLAAEFPRIDERYTGRRNRVGFYCCHSEQRVRNGAESVLYDSLACFDFASGTRQLYTLPAGDVISEPVFVARSAQSPEGDGWLLAVAWRAQEGRSDLLVIDATDVAAGPVATVCLPYRIPFGFHGSWRARD; the protein is encoded by the coding sequence ATGTCAGGCCATTTCTTTAGCGGGAACTACGCTCCCCTGGACACCGAATGCGACATCGACGCCCTGCCGGTCCATGGCGCGCTGCCGCCGCAACTGCGCGGTGCGCTCTACCGCGTCGGACCGAACCCCCGGTTCGCGCCGCGCGACGACCGCTATCACTGGTTCTCCGGCGACGGCATGGTGCACGCCTTCTTCATCGGCGATGGCAAGGTCGCCTATGCCAACCGCTGGGCGCGTACGCCGAAATGGCAGCTCGAAGACAATGCCGGCCGCGCCCTGTTCGGCACCTTCGGCAACCCGGCCACCAGCGACCCGTCGGTCCACGGCAAAAACAGCGGCACCGCCAATACCAGCATGGTGTGGCACGGCGGGCGCCTGTTTGCGCTGGAAGAGTCGCACCAGCCGTTTGAAATCGATCCGCACACGCTGGCGTCAAAGGGACACCAGGATTTCGGCGGCGCCGTGGACAAGCGCTTTACCGCGCATCCCAAGGCCGATCCGGCCACGGGCGAGCTGCACTTCTTCGCCTACCTGCCCGACAGCCCGGATGAACCCAACATGCTGTACGGCGTCCTTGATGCCCGCTGCAAGGTAAGCACGCTCGAACCCTTCCGCGCGCCTTACGCGAGCATGATGCACGACTTCATGCTGACCGAACGCCACGTGCTGTTTCCGGTCACGCCACTGACCATCAGCGTGGAACGCGCCATGAAAGGACTGCCCCTGTTTGCGTGGGAAGCGGACAAGCGCAGCTACGTCGGCATCGGCATGCGCGGGCAGCCGATGGACACGCTGCGCTGGTTCGCCAGCGATGCCTGCCACGTATTCCATGTGATGAACGCCTGGGACGATGGCGGCCGCATCGTGGCCTACGTGATGGAGTCGGATACCGCACCGGGCATGCCCAACGCCGACGGCTCCCGGGGCAACCCGGCCGGGATGGCAGCGCGTCTTTGCCGCTGGACGTTCGATCTGGAGAGCGATGGCGACGGCTTCGAGCGCACCATCCTCGACGACCTGGCGGCGGAATTTCCGCGCATCGACGAGCGCTACACCGGGCGCCGCAACCGCGTCGGTTTTTACTGCTGCCACAGCGAGCAACGCGTCAGGAATGGGGCCGAAAGTGTGCTGTACGACTCGCTGGCCTGCTTCGACTTTGCGTCGGGCACGCGCCAGCTATACACACTGCCGGCCGGCGATGTCATCTCCGAACCGGTATTCGTCGCGCGCTCGGCGCAGTCGCCCGAAGGCGACGGCTGGCTGCTGGCGGTCGCGTGGCGCGCACAGGAAGGCCGCAGCGACCTGCTGGTGATCGACGCCACGGACGTGGCGGCCGGCCCCGTCGCAACGGTATGCCTGCCGTACCGGATACCGTTCGGCTTTCACGGCAGCTGGCGCGCCAGAGACTGA
- a CDS encoding MerR family transcriptional regulator, with amino-acid sequence MLLKIGQLARRSGLSVRALRHYDDIALLTPSARSDNGYRLYDSADVARLYRIQALRRLDLSLTQIQAMLADGGASLPQVVEQQIASLERQIAQASALHGHLRDLQAQLAERHEPSMDNWLAALERMAASARYFTDAELHTLTTRRQQRNGGNAHLTSTLHDLMGRGVKPDSLEAGALAQCWIAALLDDVGGDEAMLMKLYAMNWNEPTLHMLSGVDRTAMQFISHAMAHRRLAIYAAYCSEAEMVLLRQHYVKQTDAWPILICAVREHLAQDTPPDSADVQALARQWQALSLAKAAGDPALQAKLRHAFEQESELRIGSGIDAPLIAYVRAAVQSL; translated from the coding sequence GACAACGGCTACCGCCTGTACGATAGTGCGGACGTCGCCCGCCTGTATCGCATCCAGGCGCTGCGCCGTCTCGACCTGTCGCTGACGCAAATCCAGGCCATGCTGGCCGATGGCGGCGCCAGCCTGCCCCAAGTGGTGGAGCAGCAGATCGCGTCGCTCGAACGCCAGATCGCACAAGCATCGGCCCTGCACGGCCATTTGCGCGACTTGCAGGCGCAGCTCGCCGAACGTCATGAACCATCGATGGACAACTGGCTGGCCGCCCTCGAACGCATGGCCGCCAGCGCGCGCTATTTCACCGACGCCGAACTGCACACACTGACAACGCGGCGCCAGCAACGCAACGGCGGCAACGCGCACTTGACCTCCACGCTGCACGATCTCATGGGCCGGGGTGTTAAACCGGACAGTCTTGAAGCGGGCGCGCTCGCGCAATGCTGGATCGCCGCCCTGCTCGACGACGTGGGCGGCGACGAGGCCATGCTGATGAAGCTCTACGCCATGAACTGGAACGAACCCACCCTGCATATGCTCAGTGGCGTCGACCGCACGGCGATGCAGTTCATCTCGCACGCCATGGCGCACCGGCGCCTGGCCATCTACGCCGCCTACTGCAGCGAAGCCGAAATGGTTCTGCTGCGCCAGCACTACGTCAAGCAAACCGACGCCTGGCCCATTCTCATCTGCGCCGTGCGCGAGCACCTGGCACAAGACACGCCGCCCGACAGCGCCGACGTGCAAGCGCTGGCACGCCAGTGGCAGGCGCTGTCGCTGGCCAAGGCGGCGGGCGACCCCGCGCTCCAGGCCAAACTGCGTCACGCCTTCGAGCAGGAGTCCGAACTGCGCATCGGTTCCGGCATCGATGCGCCGCTGATCGCTTATGTCCGCGCTGCCGTGCAAAGTCTCTGA